In a single window of the Spirochaetaceae bacterium genome:
- a CDS encoding protein-L-isoaspartate(D-aspartate) O-methyltransferase — MLSGLYRQGRRRGSAVVAVLLAALPLLAPLPADGQAPANRTDAEGSATMRARSAMVERQLRARDIDDPRVLGVMGRVRRHLFVPERIQGSAYRDSALPIDDGQTISQPYIVALMTQQLALQADDRVLEVGTGSGYQAAVLAELAGEVFTIEIRPLLHAQSKERLAALGYDNVRAFEGDGYFGIEEHAPFDHIMITAAIDHIPAPLLEQLAVGGTMILPLGNPFSYQNLVLVTKTGSGGSGADYTVDLILGVLFVPMTGHALQR, encoded by the coding sequence ATGCTGTCCGGTCTTTACCGCCAGGGCCGTCGCCGCGGCAGCGCCGTGGTTGCAGTGCTGCTCGCCGCGCTACCGTTGCTCGCACCGCTTCCCGCAGACGGACAGGCGCCGGCCAACCGTACGGACGCCGAGGGCAGCGCCACGATGCGGGCGCGCAGCGCCATGGTAGAGCGTCAACTGCGCGCCCGCGACATTGACGATCCGCGGGTGCTGGGGGTAATGGGCCGGGTGCGGCGCCACCTGTTCGTGCCGGAACGGATCCAGGGCAGCGCCTACCGCGACTCGGCGCTGCCGATCGACGACGGCCAGACCATCTCGCAGCCCTACATCGTCGCGCTCATGACGCAACAGCTCGCCCTGCAGGCGGACGATCGCGTGCTGGAGGTGGGCACCGGCTCCGGGTACCAGGCCGCCGTGCTGGCGGAACTGGCCGGCGAGGTGTTCACCATCGAGATCCGGCCGCTGCTGCACGCACAGTCGAAGGAGCGGTTGGCGGCGCTGGGCTACGACAACGTGCGCGCGTTCGAAGGCGACGGGTATTTCGGCATCGAGGAGCACGCGCCGTTCGATCACATCATGATCACCGCCGCCATCGACCACATCCCGGCCCCGCTGCTGGAGCAGCTCGCGGTCGGCGGCACGATGATCCTGCCGCTCGGCAACCCGTTCAGCTACCAGAACCTGGTGCTGGTCACCAAGACCGGCAGCGGCGGCAGCGGCGCCGACTACACGGTCGACCTGATCCTGGGGGTCCTGTTCGTCCCGATGACCGGCCACGCCCTGCAGCGCTGA
- a CDS encoding phospho-N-acetylmuramoyl-pentapeptide-transferase yields MLFLLGEVLQPLYGPFRLFTSHIFLAGAAIVLSGLVTWRLLPVVASRLPRDRGREFAVDTEAARGKPTSAGAVFVVVYLVVALVTVPWDVHHLVVLAMVLLAMAAGSLDDRTDLSEYWLGAIDFAVALLTAIVLCGAGATEVWLPFVTAPVMLSPWICVPGATVLLWVAINATNCTDGVDGLSGSLAVIALITLGGLLYFVVGHDDVAAYLLLPHYADGATWAISAFAMLGCLLGYLWYNAHPSELLMGDAGSRAVGLLLGILVIKSGNPFMLLIVSGVLLVNGGTGLLKVALLRFFKISILHNIRFPLHDHLRHRAGWSASQVLVRFTLLQAMITMVFIVALIKIR; encoded by the coding sequence GTGCTCTTCCTCCTCGGCGAGGTGCTGCAACCCCTCTACGGCCCATTTCGCCTGTTCACGTCGCACATCTTTCTCGCTGGCGCGGCAATCGTCCTGTCCGGCCTGGTGACCTGGCGGCTGCTGCCCGTGGTGGCGTCGCGCCTGCCCCGCGACCGCGGTCGGGAATTCGCCGTGGACACCGAGGCGGCGCGCGGCAAGCCGACCAGCGCCGGGGCCGTATTCGTGGTCGTCTACCTCGTGGTGGCGCTGGTCACCGTGCCGTGGGACGTCCACCACCTGGTGGTGCTGGCCATGGTGCTGCTGGCGATGGCCGCCGGATCGCTCGATGACCGCACCGACCTGTCGGAGTACTGGCTCGGCGCCATCGACTTCGCGGTGGCGCTGCTCACCGCCATCGTGCTGTGCGGCGCCGGCGCCACCGAGGTGTGGCTGCCGTTCGTCACGGCGCCGGTCATGCTGTCGCCCTGGATTTGCGTGCCGGGGGCCACGGTGCTGCTGTGGGTCGCCATCAACGCGACCAACTGCACCGACGGCGTCGACGGGTTGTCCGGCAGCCTGGCCGTGATCGCGCTGATCACCCTGGGAGGACTGCTCTATTTCGTGGTCGGGCACGACGATGTCGCAGCCTACCTGCTGCTGCCCCACTACGCCGACGGCGCCACCTGGGCGATCAGCGCGTTCGCCATGCTCGGCTGCCTGCTCGGCTACCTGTGGTACAACGCACATCCGAGCGAGTTGCTGATGGGGGATGCCGGCTCGCGCGCCGTCGGGTTGCTGCTCGGTATCCTGGTGATCAAGAGCGGCAATCCGTTCATGCTGCTGATCGTGTCCGGCGTGCTGCTGGTGAACGGCGGCACCGGGCTGCTGAAGGTCGCCCTGCTGCGCTTTTTCAAGATCAGCATCCTGCATAACATACGCTTTCCGCTGCACGACCACCTGCGCCACCGCGCCGGGTGGTCCGCCAGCCAGGTGCTGGTACGCTTCACGCTGCTGCAGGCGATGATCACAATGGTGTTCATCGTCGCCCTGATCAAGATTCGCTAG